Proteins encoded within one genomic window of Camelina sativa cultivar DH55 chromosome 19, Cs, whole genome shotgun sequence:
- the LOC104768243 gene encoding uncharacterized protein LOC104768243, translated as MAIFEGVGIYGWIVRVERFFRMGGYNEAEKLALVSVSLQGEALSWYNWEANMRQFGSWEQFKAALMLRFGNLKIRGPIQSLFCIKQTGSISDYVQRFEDLSSQVTGLDDQKLEVDKELKDPNVSDYKSNYGHNNNTWKSKMITTDLTQGNDRQVNKYEQRPRRHNNGAELDEKRRKGICFKCDGPYSKDHKCPNKELRVLTIFNGYEVEVLEDNEVDTENVCIAEPVGECMALSFTSYRGISSPSTTKTRGTVGASDVIIMLDSGATHNYISPAAVKKLKLKCREDPNLTVKLGTSILVQGLGVCEKVHFSIQNLEFTMEFVVLELGQVDIILGVYWLRTLGDCQVNWEKNEMSFLYKDKIVTIIGESDLEISKMSLKSLSSGYTVNTKGVQVALYNHQVIQVTQPLAGAIQEVLARFDMVFAIPTDLPPIRGREHAINLLPGNNAISVRPYKYPHAQKEIMERMVKEMLDSGIIRPSQSPFSNPVLLVKKKDGSWRFCVDYRALNRVTVPDKFPIPMIDQLLDELNGAVMFSKLGLRAGYHQIRMKEEDVAKTAFRTHDSHYEFLVMPFGLKNAPATFQALMNELFRPYLRMFILVFFDDILVYSSSLAKHVEHLEIVMRMLEENQLFANKKKCLFGQKQIDYLGXLRAGYHQIRMKEEDVAKTAFRTHDSHYEFLVMPFGLKNAPATFQALMNELFRPYLRMFILVFFDDILVYSSSLAKHVEHLEIVMRMLEENQLFANKKKCLFGQKQIDYLGHIISNEGVSTDPEKTKAMTQWVTPKSVKELRGFLGLTGYY; from the exons ATGGCAATATTCGAAGGAGTTGGAATATATGGTTGGATTGTTCGGGTTGAGAGATTTTTCAGAATGGGTGGTTATAATGAAGCAGAGAAGCTGGCTTTAGTTTCCGTAAGCTTACAAGGAGAAGCTCTGAGCTGGTATAATTGGGAAGCCAACATGAGACAATTTGGAAGTTGGGAACAGTTTAAAGCTGCTCTGATGCTACGGTTTGGCAATTTGAAGATTAGAGGACCAATTCAAAGTTTGTTTTGCATCAAACAAACAGGTTCTATCTCAGATTACGTGCAGAGATTTGAAGATTTATCTTCACAAGTAACTGGATTAGATGATCAGAAACTGGAGG TCGACAAGGAACTTAAGGATCCAAACGTCTCTGACTACAAGAGTAACTACGGTCACAACAATAATACTTGGAAGTCAAAGATGATAACTACAGACTTAACTCAAGGAAATGACAGACAAGTAAACAAATATGAACAGAGACCAAGGAGACATAATAATGGTGCAGAGCTAgatgagaagagaaggaaggGAATCTGTTTTAAGTGTGATGGACCTTACTCTAAAGATCACAAATGCCCAAATAAGGAGCTTAGGGTTTTAACAATCTTCAATGGATATGAAGTGGAGGTGTTAGAGGATAACGAAGTGGATACGGAGAATGTGTGCATAGCAGAGCCAGTTGGAGAATGCATGGCATTATCATTCACCTCATACAGAGGAATTTCATCCCCCTCAACAACTAAAACAAGAGGTACGGTGGGGGCATCGGATGTGATCATCATGTTGGATAGTGGTGCCACCCACAACTATATCTCACCTGCGGCAGTGAAGAAACTAAAATTGAAGTGTAGAGAAGACCCGAATTTGACAGTTAAGCTGGGAACAAGCATATTAGTTCAAGGGTTGGGAGTTTGTGAGAAGGTACACTTTTCAATCCAGAACTTAGAATTCACTATGGAGTTTGTTGTGTTGGAGCTAGGACAAGTTGACATTATTTTGGGAGTTTACTGGCTACGCACATTGGGAGATTGCCAAGTCAACtgggagaagaatgagatgtcATTCCTATATAAAGACAAGATAGTTACGATCATAGGAGAATCAGATTTGGAAATATCGAAGATGTCTCTGAAATCTCTATCCAGTGGGTACACAGTGAACACGAAAGGAGTGCAAGTTGCTCTGTACAACCACCAAGTCATTCAGGTGACACAACCTTTAGCTGGTGCTATTCAAGAAGTATTGGCAAGATTCGATATGGTATTTGCTATTCCAACAGATCTTCCTCCGATCAGAGGCAGAGAACATGCGATCAATCTTTTACCAGGGAATAACGCAATCAGCGTCAGACCGTACAAATATCCTCATGCACAAAAGGAGATAATGGAGCGAATGGTGAAAGAGATGCTGGATTCTGGTATTATAAGACCAAGTCAAAGTCCTTTCTCAAACCCTGTTctgttagtaaaaaaaaaggatggaaGCTGGAGATTTTGTGTTGACTACAGAGCCTTAAACCGAGTAACAGTACCTGATAAATTCCCTATACCCATGATTGATCAGCTACTTGATGAGCTAAATGGTGCAGTAATGTTTTCCAAGTTAGGCCTTCGGGCTGGTTATCACCAAATCaggatgaaagaagaagatgtagcaAAAACGGCATTCAGGACTCATGACAGCCATTATGAATTTCTGGTCATGCCCTTTGGTTTAAAAAACGCACCAGCAACTTTTCAGGCTCTAATGAATGAGTTATTTCGACCTTATCTCAGGATGTTCATATTAGTTTTCTTCGATGACATTTTGGTTTACAGCTCGTCTTTGGCAAAACATGTAGAGCATTTGGAGATCGTGATGAGAATGTTGGAGGAGAACCAGTTATTTGCCAATAAGAAGAAATGTCTGTTTGGTCAAAAACAAATAGACTATTTGGGTNGCCTTCGGGCTGGTTATCACCAAATCaggatgaaagaagaagatgtagcaAAAACGGCATTCAGGACTCATGACAGCCATTATGAATTTCTGGTCATGCCCTTTGGTTTAAAAAACGCACCAGCAACTTTTCAGGCTCTAATGAATGAGTTATTTCGACCTTATCTCAGGATGTTCATATTAGTTTTCTTCGATGACATTTTGGTTTACAGCTCGTCTTTGGCAAAACATGTAGAGCATTTGGAGATCGTGATGAGAATGTTGGAGGAGAACCAGTTATTTGCCAATAAGAAGAAATGTCTGTTTGGTCAAAAACAAATAGACTATTTGGGTCATATCATCTCGAATGAAGGAGTATCTACTGATCCAGAGAAGACAAAGGCAATGACTCAATGGGTTACTCCTAAGTCCGTGAAAGAGTTAAGAGGTTTTCTGGGGCTTACTGGATATTATTGA